The Lytechinus pictus isolate F3 Inbred chromosome 5, Lp3.0, whole genome shotgun sequence DNA segment CTGCATAAGAAAGGCAAATTCCTTATTCATACTATGAACTCCTTTGGCTACCTTGTCTGTGCTTTTATCAAAATAGTGGTAAGATACACTGGTCTTGTTTGCTCCATATCGCTCGGAGAAGGGCCAAAATCCATACAGCGTTACTTCATCACATAACTGAATGGCTAACGTTACCATATAGAAACCTGCAGggacaatgaaaaacaaaatggtaCATATTTATCAACATCCTTTTTCCTTGATATctgaatatcacaatttttgtaATAAGGCATCGCGTATCTATAGTTTCTATTTAAAGAATATTACTccggctttaaaaaaaatagttccagcTGCTGTTTACAGGATTGATGAATTGAGGGAATTGATGCTGCTGGGTATACATACACCTCTCCTGGGTTGATTGCAGCACAATCATGAAGATTCTAACACCTCCATGGTCCATGGCACAATATGCCTTAccgaaggaaaacacaccatggctgggactTGAACCAACAACCCTCTGATTGTAAGACGCCAGATCACGATGCCCCAACAGAGCAATgtaaatcctgattttttttcttcaaacttttCGTGTTGGATCTGTTCTTTCAGGTAATAAACCAATCTGGACAAATAAGAAAAGACATAGCTGCTATCTAGGGTAGATTGTAAGTTACCGCACGTGATCAAGGATTCCTGGCCCCCGTCTGATCAACCTGTACTATAGTGTATTTGGAAATCCAAACATGTAATAATCTTtcaaggaaatttgcacaatgtcctttgtaaactaAGAAAAGCACCCTGCATTTACAAGAAAACGATAAATGTATGGCTTTACATCTtattatctagaaaatattttaaacaaacaagCATTTTGGATGTTCAtgttgttggctttccatatttgtagttgatcaaatcaatcgtaactctttgtaagatggttatggctcagtggataagtctccgatTTTGAACCaaaaggtccggggttcaaatttCACTGCAAACGTTCAACCTTTAGCAAGGTGTTTATTATctgcatttgccactctccacccaggtttaGTAAATCAATACCCAGTCTACCAGTATAGGAAGGACTtctttgaatgcttgagcacatTATAAGGGTAGGTGTGCTTAGGCAGCGATAATAGCATAACAACTATTATTGTCATTACTATCAtaaatatcatgattatcaccatgataaaacaatttttctttattattactgttatggTTATTATCTTCATgatgtattgttattttcattattataaccACCTTTGTTAATAATTCTGAAATTCTTCacctttcccttcttctttttcttcttattattattatcattatcattatcaatatcattattattgatattattattgttattattactattatcatattgttgttatttttattatcgtcatcattattcattactctactatttaaaaaaaaaacattaccagTAGATATCCGAGCCCGGAGGTTTCTCTCATACCAAAAGTCAGTTACAGCTTGGACATGCATGGGATTAGCACACACCAAATCTAAATTCTCCACTATTAAATTCCTCATGGCGGTCATCATTAGAGATAGTGAAATATGGAACGCATGGCAGACTGACCATAACACGCCTCTATACTCCGACACCATATCATTGAATTTCTCTATGTGTTCCTCATTCTTGAGCCAGTTATACCTGCATAGGAATAAGCAGactttgttcaaaataatgtcaatcataaaaataaggaTTATAGCATGTTGAGCTATAGTGGAGTAAATACAATGAAGAGATaagggaggaataaaaaaaaaacaagcagacaaagatacatgtacaatataaacaatttagttccattgatttttgttgttgctacaGAGAACTTCTTTTcccaattatatatatatatatatatatataaacaaaagaaGAGGGCCCTTTGCATAACGTGTATTACAGCGCGTCATGTTCTATGTACACTTGTAAATAATTCAGCATCAACGCAAGACGTAGCTTCCATGTATCTCTTTattacaagctttcggccaatgGGGCCTTCATCGggcctataatgcattgaaacaaacagaacaaaccatacaaataaggtcgaaataacaaagtaaatgtgtaacaaagggtacagaacagaagggttacactaagataacaaaaataacagaaattaacaacagagggggttgagtacagaacagaaggattaTAGTAAGATAACAACaaataacaacagagggggtaATGACTTGAACGAGATGGTGGAATACAATAGAAACGATTGGGAAACTTAAGTGTGTGAAAGGACAAGGTATTTACCGGCATTGAAATTAACTTGGGATTCTGTTCATCAGGAGGAGTAGTGAGTCTTGTGTAGGTAATACTGTGAAAAAATGAGGATAATGTTTCAAGTAAAATGATAACTCGTTTCAatattgtatcttgtatttGGGTACATAACTATATTGATCCGTTTACATAGTATTCAAGTAACTGGTGATACAAGTTGTAGTTTGAGACATAAAAGGGTACATTGTCATGCGCGGGGAAATATATACGTGTAATTTATATTGATGTTTGAGCGGTAAGcaacataataaacaaaataacagaTTAAACATACAGCCATCAGgagcaaaataaacatacaGCCATGAGGagcaaagaaattgtaataatcaatcaaataatcagATATAATCAAGTGATCAAGATACTAAAAGCATACCAAACTGTATAGGGGTAAAGAGATGTGGCTATTAAACTATATGAAGTGGCCTGTTGGGGCGGGTGAGACTGTAAATTAAACAATGAAATAGGTCGAAAAGGTATGTAACGGGTTTAATAATTACCAAACAttattatgcatatatatatgaatatgtatatattacacAAGATCAGATAAATTCAAATACAAAAGTAGTTACCTATAATTCCAGTGTCAGTGAGAGTGTGTCGACTGGGTGTGCAGGTATGGGGTAAAGTGAGGTGAAGTGAAtgcgtgtgtgtatgtgcgtgtgtgtgcgtgtgtggggCATGCAATGGGTCATTGGTTCTAATTATCAACATTGATTCCGTTTGGGGTGAGGGTGCGTAGAGTGGTGATCCAGTATGATTCTCGGTGTAAGATGATTGAGCGGTATTTATTGTTAATCTGTTCTATTGCCATGATTGAAACATCGTTTATAGAATGATCAGGGAGGTTAAAGTGGAGGACATAGGGGATGATTTTATTGTTGTGATTGGTGGTGCGGTTGTAGTTGCGGATTTCTGATCTGGTGTAGGTAATACTGTGAAAAAATGAGGATAATGTTTCAAGTAAAATGATAACTCGTTTCAatattgtatcttgtatttGGGTACATAACTATATTGATCCGTTTACATAGTATTCAAGTAACTGGTGATACACTCTACACCAGATTCAGTAACACCAGATCAGAAATCCGCAACTACAACCGCACCACCAATCACAACAATAAAATCATCCCATATGTCCTCCACTTTAACCTCCCTGATCATTCTATAAACGATGTTTCAATTATGTTGCTTACCGCTCAAACATCAATATAAATTACACGTATATATTTCCCCGCGCATGACAATGTACCCTTTTATGTCTCAAACTACAACTTGTATCACCAGTTACTTGAATACTATGTAAACGGATCAATATAGTTATGTACCCAAATACAAGATACACTATTGAAACGAGTTATCATTTTACTTGAAACATTATCCTCATTTTTTCACAGTATTACCTACACAAGACTCACTACTCCTCCTGATGAACAGAATCCCAAGTTAATTTCAATGCCGGTAAATACCTTGTCCTTTCACACACTTAAGTTTCCCAATCGTTTCTATTGTATTCCACCATCTCGTTCAAGTCATtaccccctctgttgttatttGTTGTTATCTTACTAtaatccttctgttctgtactcaaccccctctgttgttaatttctgttatttttgttatcttagtgtaacccttctgttctgtaccctttgttacacatttactttgttatttcgaccttatttgtatggtttgttctgtttgtttcaatgcattataggcctgatgaaggccccattggccgaaagcttgtaataaagagatacatggaagctacgtcttgcgttgatgctgaattatttacaagtatatatatatatatatatatatatatatatatatatatatatatatatatatatacacgcatatatatatatatatacttttaaaatgacTTGCCATACtcgcttgaaaaaaaaacacaagtcaTGGTCATAACTAATACAGTTGTCACTATTGGTTGGTtcttgacaaaatatttatttatctatttgaaTTTATACAGGATACATAACAAGCACAgctgttttacatcatggtcctgaTAAAACGggttttaaaatgaatatcattcaattcaattcgatattgatcacaatataaaacatTTGTAATAAAACATTACATATTACATATATCACTTACATAGATACAATTAtacaaaaatgcatttgaaAGTGACAAATACAAGGGAAATTCTTCAGacaaacttaatattttttccaataaaagATGTAAAAAGTAAAGACGATAAGTAAAGAAGATCGTCCAGGTAGAATAGatcagaaaagaaaaatcaggtgGTGAGATTATTGTTTTTGTCAGTATTTGTTGTATTTCTAGGTaagtacaatttttgttttacagGCATCATCTAAATTTTTGGTTTGGCCAGTGATCTTTCCTGCTTGTTTGGCGATTCTCTCGATTTTCCTAAGATCCTCCTTTCGACTACCGCCGTACCAGACAAACACTCTCGATGACAGATTGATAAAACAGAGTAAGGATAGTCCTATACATTGAATTATATAAGTTTCCTGAGAAAATACATGCGTTGTATATAAATATGATATCACCaactatatatttaaaaataacaaaagcattgcaaaaatatgaaattcaataataattaaataatgtTGGTTTCCTATAACGTGTTTAAGTAACGATAAGTTTCCAAGTATACTCTTAGCGAACGTACATGCGGAATACTTTATGATATGGATGGAGAATTTGGATCAAATTAATACCTTTTTCTCAATATACTAGGGTTCATCGTggaaaaattactttttattcCAGCGTCTCGCTCAAACGGCATCAAGGGTGGTATGTTGCACCTGAGAGATAACataggaaagagagaaagagagggaggggatATTACAGATATTTGATCACATTAATTTTTATCACAATTTTTAAAGTCgattatcattttgaaaagtgTTTCAAAATGATAATCAACTAACTTCTATTGATATTCACATGTACATCAGTCGGAAAAACATAGAtctatgcactagcgtacctgaTTAGGGGGGTGGGGAGAAGAAAAGCTTTCagacccccctcccccgacGAGATTTCTCCGGTATGCCAATGAATACGGGActttaataatgatttttctctcttcccctcttgTTGGTCaaagctggatccgccaatattatactgtaggcctatatagaataTGACAAATGCGTATCTACGGGTCAGACGTGTTCAATTAATTATTGTGGCGGATGGAAGAGTGGGAGGGCACTCTTTATCGCTTTCAATTACTAATTAATAAAGCACTTCATACAGTTCCATGTTTTGCTGGTATATCGCGAAAACAGTTTCGAAAATCGCCGTGTTTGAAATATCATGTACTTTGAACCTTCATCAGttcatattcaaataaatattttgtaacagTGAAGATCTTGACATCATGTGTATTTGATTAAGATGATTCATATTTAGACGGGGAAATGACGAGTAGCATATAATCAAATGATATTCACGCCATGAAACTTGATCCCATCATTTAGATTAGGAAACTAGGATGACGTGGGTATTCtaacatgtattattatcacactatcaatattatcattatcattaatgcGATAATGGCGTTATATAGAAAAGGGTACATGAAATCAAGTCCTTAATGAGctacagaaaaaaatcaacaaaaattatCAGTGTTTATTACTACCTTACCATAAATAGAGGCATAAATATTACATTACTGAAGGTAGGTGAAACTTCCGCCCTATCACGACGTACTTGTATTCACAAATGGAAGTATAAAACTGATTTTAATATTGCCGCAcgtgtatattttttattgccaTGCAGTACCCGACATATTCGAAAATATATCTTGCATTGTAAATTCCAATGTGTCATGATCACTATGAAGTACATGTTCACGCATTAGCTCCACAATATCTTTACCTAATGTATTGCCATAGCCATATGCATGGAGGTATCACTTTATCTTCCTtgccatattccaataacaCGCCATTAGCGTAGTAACACAGTGCCCGGCATGCAACAGTACGTACTCATTCAAAGACTATACTTTCTAAATAAACCTCGGAGCACCCTGTGAGAATATCGTTGCGATCCGAATTACAAAGaacatttcattacattttgatAAGACcattccaaccaataaaatcttagcgatcagagttcagaatagtggtaggactactaaaatcgaaattcagtctAGTTCGAGCCTCCCTTTATATAGGAATAATAGcaaattcaaatcatatttgtAATAACCTCATCATCTGCTGTGAcctgaagccgatttggactttacttcgaccacagggcttgccgcaaGCAAAATTGTGATGTTATTATTCCAAACATTATGCCgaacttcaaatgaaataatttttcttcttgGAACTTtgacattaaataaaaaatgcgatttattaaaaaaattacgtCGCATCGGATCACATAGTATGTGCTGGGCTTTAGGAGTGAGGCCCtgtatccggggggggggggggtgggcacttacattgacgagtggataccatgtacgaccaaaaaaaaacacgtaaaaaggatgtctttttcaagataaggcacgttacgtacgtcacgtaataagggtgtcaaaaacactaaaataatgaaaaagggtatctatttaaGTTCGCTAGAagagctacgtgtttagggtcaatcGAGGGtataaaaactaaaatgtttgataaaggatgtactttttgccccaacagtcaacactatacgtgtttagagtccgatttgcgcgaggtgtgggaggtggggccgtactaaaccaatgatgtaggtaaaggtaaacaGACGACCGAAGTCCGTGACATATGTAATATCGCTGTACTTCTTTAGTGGTTAAATTCAGAAAATATACTTGCCATTGATTCTAATATTAtagtttccaatacttgttaaggataaaagataaaa contains these protein-coding regions:
- the LOC129262589 gene encoding CMP-N-acetylneuraminate-poly-alpha-2,8-sialyltransferase-like isoform X3, whose protein sequence is MSLRKRRHNMPYLASLKGKQFLFGLLLVISVMLYIIMGSPVGLVWPFSYVTDRDEQTRQELANYRSELSSSWSVVLHQENVTIKDHDKYVFHDNYNGISPELYKLLPKKTPLLHGKRYRSCAVVGNSGTILHSGCGKEIDMHDFIFRCNIPPLMPFERDAGIKSNFSTMNPSILRKRYNWLKNEEHIEKFNDMVSEYRGVLWSVCHAFHISLSLMMTAMRNLIVENLDLVCANPMHVQAVTDFWYERNLRARISTGFYMVTLAIQLCDEVTLYGFWPFSERYGANKTSVSYHYFDKSTDKVAKGVHSMNKEFAFLMQLHNLGIIRINIGSCK